From the genome of Mustela lutreola isolate mMusLut2 chromosome 16, mMusLut2.pri, whole genome shotgun sequence, one region includes:
- the TMEM150B gene encoding modulator of macroautophagy TMEM150B: MWGYLSVLPAFLAFSAITGVWSVFALAVTNRSVNLTEGFPYISLCGSYPPQSCIFSQLLNMGAAMAAWICIIRYHQLRDWGVRKWFNRLILWTGLLCALATSVVGNFQQKNQLHMHLVGAFFALFLGNSYFWLQLILVWYMRRLPQPGAPWIGPLRLGLCSLCSILLVTMMILHFWPLRSASAACEWAIAMLLFALFGLFAVDFSCLDGCTLHLQPGHLSSPPASPTSLQIHL; this comes from the exons ATGTGGGGTTACCTGTCTGTGCTGCCCGCTTTCCTGGCCTTTTCCGCTATCACTGGAGTCTGGAGCGT TTTTGCCCTTGCCGTGACCAACAGGTCTGTGAACCTCACGGAAGGTTTCCCCTACATCAG CCTCTGTGGGTCTTACCCCCCTCAGAGCTGCATCTTCAGCCAGCTGCTCAACATGGGAGCTGCTATGG ccgCCTGGATCTGCATTATCCGTTACCACCAGCTCCGGGACTGGGGAGTCAGAAAATGGTTTAACCGGCTGATCCTGTGGACGGGGCTCCTGTGTGCCCTGGCCACCTCCGTGGTGGGCAACTTCCAG CAAAAGAACCAGCTGCACATGCACCTGGTCGGGGCCTTCTTTGCTTTATTCCTGGGCAACTCCTACTTTTGGCTGCAGCTTATTCTTGTCTGGTACATGAGGAGACTGCCCCAGCCCGGGGCCCCCTGGATCGGGCCACTCCGTCTGGGCCTCTGCAGCCTCTGCAGCATCCTCTTGGTGACCA TGATGATCCTCCATTTCTGGCCGCTGCGCTCGGCCTCTGCCGCCTGCGAGTGGGCCATCGCCATGCTGCTTTTTGCACTCTTCGGCCTGTTTGCTGTAGACTTTTCCTGCCTGGACGGCTGCACCCTACACCTCCAGCCGGGCCACCTCAGCTCCCCGccagcctcccccacctccctgcagaTTCACCTGTGA